One Candidatus Poribacteria bacterium genomic window, TATCCGATTCGCTTTTATTCCCATTGCGTCCACAGCTCAACCGTCATTTGTAGTCATTAAGTCATTCGGCTTCGCCGTCATTAATGACTACAAATGACGATAAATGACGACAAATGACAATAAATGACCTATAGGCGGCGGACGGTAGCTTTAAAAACCTCTGCTACATTCAGCGATAATATGAGCGAAAGTTTTTTGACCTGAGTTCATCCAGTTTATACCTCTCCCCACCGGCGATCTCCTCGATGAGGTCGTTATATCCCACCTTTAGGAAGCCGTCTTCGCCGTCGATTATGACCAGGTGTATTCCCTCCTTTCTTATCCTTTCGGCCAGTCCCCTTATCTCGGCGCCGATCTTCTCCTTGATCGGGACGTTCGCCCTGCCGTCCGAGACGAGCATCATGATCGGATATTCATGTGGGTTCCTATTGATCTCCGAGCGCAGAACCTCCAGGCCCCTTTTAATCCCGGCGGCCAACGGCGTCTTCCCTCCGGTGGGAACCTCCATCAGCTTCTTAGCAGCGAGGGTAAGGCTGGAGGTAAACGGCATGACGAGCTGTGCTCCCTCATCCCTGAACGCGACGAATGCGACCTTATCCCTCTTCTGATAGGATTCCCTCAAAAGCTCCATCACCACTCCCTTCGCCACCTCCATTCTCCTCTGAACGCCCATCGATCCGGATGCGTCCACCACAAAGGCTATGGCCGCTGAAACCCGTCTTTCCCTCACCTTCACCCTCAGATCCTCCCTTTCAACCCTGAAACCGTTCCCTGAAGATCTGAGGGCTGCGGCTCTGAGTGTTGCGTCCAGGGCGATATCGCTCTCGCTCCGTCTGGGCATCCTAGGCTTGACGTATTTCCCCGAGCCAGTGGAGATCGACTTGGCCCGTCTGCCGTGTCCTACCCTGAGTTTTCTGTCCCTCTTCGGGTTGATCTGGGGTTTGAGGGCCCGTCCTATGTCGAACCTCCTCTCCCCACCATTTCCTCCGCCTCCCCCGCCCTTATCCTCCTTATCGTCCTCGTCCTCCTCCTCATTTTCCCGCTCTTCCGGTTCGTCATTCATCACCTGATCGAGGATCTCCTCTATATCGGGCGGTTCCTCGAACGGATCGGTTTTAAGCCTGTGAGGAAGGACGAAGGAGGCGGCCTCCCTGATATCCCCTTCTGACACCTCCTCCCTCAGATCATATGCGGCTATGGTTCTGGCGCATCTGGCGATGAGGATATCGGCACGGTGACCGTCAACCTCGAGTTCGACGCACATCTTAGCTATCTTCCCCAACATCTCATCTGAGATCCTCACCTGCGGCAGCATCTCCTTGGCCTTCACAATTCGATCTCTCAGTTTTCTCTGTCGAGGTTCCCACCTTCGGGCGAACTCAACCGGGTCGGACTCGAACTCCTCGACCACCTCGATTATCCTTTTTCTCTCCTCTATCTCCCTGCTGCCTCTCACCTCGACGCTCAGGCCGATTCTATCCAGTAGCTGCGGTCTGAGCTCCCCCTCTTCCGGATTCATCGTGCCGACCAGGATGAACCTTGCGGGATGTGATACCGATATCCCCTCCCTCTCCACCACGTTCACGCCCATCGCGGCGGCGTCCAGAAGCACGTCCACGAGGTGATCCTCCAGGAGGTTGATCTCATCTATGTATAGTATCCCCCGGTTGGCCTCGGCGAGCAGTCCAGGTTGAAGCGCCTTTATCCCCTCCTTGAGCGCCTTTTCGATGTCCAGGGTGCCGGCTATTCTATCCTCTGTCGCACCAAGGGGGAGATCGACGACCCTCATCTTACGCCGGATGACGGGCAATTCCTCGCCCGCCTCGGCCCTTTCGGCGCATAAACCGCATTGCATCGATCTATCGGTTGGGTGACAGTTGAAAGGGCAATCCGCCACCACCTCTATATCGGGCAGAAGATCGGCGAGAGCCCTGACGGCGGTGGATTTCGCCGTGCCCCTTTCGCCTTTAATCAGAACGCCTCTCAGGTTGGGGTTTACGGCGTTAAGTATCAACGCCTTCTTCAGCCTCTCCTGACCGACTATCGCTGTAAACGGCAGAACGGATCTCATCCACACCCTCAGCTTGTGTTATTTTCCTAAATAAGATAACACAAAGGCGGTTATAAGTCAACCTCGAGAATTTCCTCGAACACAGGTGGGGTTGACAATCCCGGCTTATAGGATATAATTATGTTTAGACCACCGGAGGAGGAGACGAAGATGGCTCACCTAAGCACAAAGGAGTCGATCATCCGGTTTCTCAAGGAACACGGTTATGACGTTCAGGAGAGCGGGGAGGATATCCTGG contains:
- a CDS encoding magnesium chelatase subunit D family protein, with protein sequence MRSVLPFTAIVGQERLKKALILNAVNPNLRGVLIKGERGTAKSTAVRALADLLPDIEVVADCPFNCHPTDRSMQCGLCAERAEAGEELPVIRRKMRVVDLPLGATEDRIAGTLDIEKALKEGIKALQPGLLAEANRGILYIDEINLLEDHLVDVLLDAAAMGVNVVEREGISVSHPARFILVGTMNPEEGELRPQLLDRIGLSVEVRGSREIEERKRIIEVVEEFESDPVEFARRWEPRQRKLRDRIVKAKEMLPQVRISDEMLGKIAKMCVELEVDGHRADILIARCARTIAAYDLREEVSEGDIREAASFVLPHRLKTDPFEEPPDIEEILDQVMNDEPEERENEEEDEDDKEDKGGGGGGNGGERRFDIGRALKPQINPKRDRKLRVGHGRRAKSISTGSGKYVKPRMPRRSESDIALDATLRAAALRSSGNGFRVEREDLRVKVRERRVSAAIAFVVDASGSMGVQRRMEVAKGVVMELLRESYQKRDKVAFVAFRDEGAQLVMPFTSSLTLAAKKLMEVPTGGKTPLAAGIKRGLEVLRSEINRNPHEYPIMMLVSDGRANVPIKEKIGAEIRGLAERIRKEGIHLVIIDGEDGFLKVGYNDLIEEIAGGERYKLDELRSKNFRSYYR